In Promicromonospora sp. Populi, one genomic interval encodes:
- a CDS encoding L-lactate permease — MDSLGVLALLALLPILVVGTLLLGFRWPARTAMPVGLAVVVVVALFAWKMSLVAIGASVVQGLLIAVGLLWIIFGALLMLETLTKSGALQTIRAGFTTISPDRRVQVIIIAWLFGSFIEGAAGFGTPAAVVAPLLLALGFPAAAAVMAGLIIQSTPVSFGAVGTPMLTGLGTGLADTSGALAPEVQARADVLGLDHLGFIAHTATQVATIHAIVGILVPLILVTLMCGFYGEKRSFRAGLAVAPFAIYAALAMIVPYVTVAYVLGPEFPSMLGGFLGLVLVMFTSSKGFLMPKDVWDFPPRERWSDRWMGTVDPTKEAATLTRSMSMVRAWSPYVIVAALLLITRTIPAVKEFLTGPAVIEVSNIFGTGISQNMDLLYSPGAIFLLACLVTYVLHGMKREQIRESWKVAGGQLGGAAFALLCAVPLVRIFINSGPDFNAAGLDSMPITLAQEAADLAGQGWPIVSPFIGALGAFVAGSNTVSNMMFALFQFNTGLGIGAASPETVAALQAVGGAAGNMVAVHNVVAAAATVGLLGREGDLIRKTILPMTYYCLAAGGIGYLWIFGFGLNAGLILLLALVVTLVVSGVWMLRKTDAYNPEVAPVRV; from the coding sequence ATGGACAGCCTCGGCGTCCTCGCCCTGCTCGCACTCCTCCCGATCCTCGTCGTAGGAACCCTGCTGCTCGGGTTTCGCTGGCCCGCCCGGACGGCGATGCCCGTCGGCCTGGCGGTGGTCGTGGTCGTCGCCCTGTTCGCGTGGAAGATGTCGCTGGTTGCCATCGGCGCGTCCGTCGTGCAGGGCCTGCTGATCGCTGTCGGCCTGCTCTGGATCATCTTCGGCGCGCTGCTCATGCTGGAGACCCTGACCAAGAGCGGCGCACTGCAGACGATCCGCGCAGGCTTCACCACCATCAGCCCCGACCGGCGGGTGCAGGTGATCATCATCGCCTGGCTGTTCGGTTCGTTCATCGAGGGTGCGGCCGGGTTCGGCACACCGGCCGCCGTCGTCGCGCCACTGCTGTTGGCGCTCGGCTTTCCCGCCGCTGCCGCCGTCATGGCGGGCCTCATCATCCAGTCCACCCCGGTGAGCTTTGGCGCGGTCGGCACGCCGATGCTGACCGGGCTGGGGACGGGGCTGGCGGACACCTCGGGCGCGCTGGCTCCCGAGGTCCAGGCGCGGGCCGACGTGCTGGGGCTGGACCACCTGGGCTTCATCGCCCACACCGCGACACAGGTAGCGACCATCCACGCGATCGTCGGCATCCTGGTGCCGCTCATCCTGGTCACCCTCATGTGCGGGTTCTACGGCGAGAAGCGGTCCTTCCGGGCGGGCCTGGCGGTGGCGCCGTTCGCGATCTACGCCGCGCTCGCGATGATCGTGCCGTACGTGACCGTGGCCTACGTGCTGGGCCCGGAGTTCCCGTCGATGCTCGGCGGGTTCCTCGGGCTGGTGCTTGTGATGTTCACGTCCTCGAAGGGCTTCCTCATGCCCAAGGACGTCTGGGACTTCCCGCCCCGCGAGCGCTGGAGCGACCGCTGGATGGGCACGGTCGACCCGACGAAGGAAGCCGCGACGCTGACCCGCAGCATGTCGATGGTGCGGGCCTGGTCGCCGTACGTGATCGTGGCGGCGCTGCTGCTCATCACCCGGACCATCCCGGCGGTCAAGGAGTTCCTCACGGGCCCCGCGGTGATCGAGGTGTCGAACATCTTCGGCACCGGGATCAGCCAGAACATGGACCTCCTGTACTCGCCGGGCGCGATCTTCCTGCTCGCGTGCCTCGTCACCTACGTGCTGCACGGCATGAAGCGCGAACAGATCAGGGAGTCGTGGAAGGTGGCCGGCGGGCAGCTCGGCGGGGCGGCGTTCGCACTGCTGTGCGCGGTGCCGCTGGTGCGCATCTTCATCAACTCCGGACCCGACTTCAACGCCGCGGGGCTCGACTCGATGCCGATCACACTCGCTCAGGAAGCCGCCGACCTGGCCGGGCAGGGCTGGCCGATCGTGTCGCCGTTCATCGGTGCGCTCGGTGCGTTCGTGGCCGGCTCGAACACGGTGTCCAACATGATGTTCGCGCTGTTCCAGTTCAACACCGGGCTCGGCATCGGGGCGGCGTCGCCGGAGACGGTGGCCGCGCTGCAGGCCGTCGGTGGCGCCGCGGGCAACATGGTGGCCGTGCACAACGTGGTCGCCGCCGCAGCGACCGTGGGCCTGCTCGGGCGTGAGGGTGACCTGATCCGCAAGACGATCCTGCCGATGACCTACTACTGCCTCGCGGCCGGCGGGATCGGCTACCTGTGGATCTTCGGGTTCGGGCTCAACGCGGGGTTGATCCTGCTGCTGGCCCTGGTGGTGACGCTCGTCGTCTCGGGTGTGTGGATGCTGCGCAAGACCGATGCCTACAACCCGGAGGTGGCGCCGGTGCGGGTGTGA